The proteins below come from a single Desulfobulbaceae bacterium genomic window:
- a CDS encoding DUF1318 domain-containing protein produces the protein MTRRNLAQLMTILLVLIMAVGTAMAADGIKDRMLARVPVLNTLKATGVIGENNKGYLELIGNKNANTAEMNAENADRRQVYEAIAKQQGTSADLVGKRRALQIADSAALGTWLQAVDGSWRQQ, from the coding sequence ATGACACGACGAAATCTAGCACAACTGATGACGATACTTTTAGTCCTGATCATGGCAGTGGGCACCGCCATGGCAGCAGATGGAATCAAGGACAGGATGCTGGCCAGGGTCCCTGTCCTGAACACCCTGAAGGCCACCGGGGTGATAGGAGAAAACAACAAAGGATATCTTGAACTTATCGGCAACAAAAATGCCAACACGGCAGAAATGAATGCTGAAAACGCTGACCGCCGCCAAGTCTATGAGGCTATTGCCAAGCAGCAAGGGACCTCGGCCGATCTGGTCGGCAAACGCCGCGCACTGCAGATCGCCGATAGCGCTGCCCTAGGAACCTGGCTGCAGGCGGTTGATGGCTCATGGCGACAGCAGTAG